A DNA window from Leptolyngbya sp. KIOST-1 contains the following coding sequences:
- a CDS encoding helix-turn-helix domain-containing protein: MHVEDIKAALRKQGWTLTSIAKELNIGTSAVSHALTRQRSRRIEQVVAGKLGLPPHEIWPQRYKRGRMNHGSICQQAGSYPVAEAQRYHLETLSSAGAVDRGCSLGSSE; encoded by the coding sequence ATGCATGTAGAAGACATTAAAGCAGCTCTACGCAAGCAGGGTTGGACTTTAACCAGCATCGCAAAAGAACTGAATATTGGCACCTCGGCAGTCTCCCATGCCTTGACTCGACAGCGATCTCGGCGTATCGAGCAGGTCGTGGCGGGCAAACTTGGCCTGCCTCCCCATGAGATTTGGCCTCAACGGTATAAGCGAGGAAGGATGAACCATGGTTCAATTTGTCAGCAAGCAGGAAGCTACCCAGTCGCTGAAGCTCAGCGGTACCACCTTGAGACGCTATCGAGTGCAGGGGCTGTTGATCGAGGGTGTTCACTGGGTTCGAGTGAATAG
- a CDS encoding DNA cytosine methyltransferase encodes MKLKDKRDMQHRVRSLPQPTAIDIFAGGGGLTVGLKKAGFRVVAAVEIEPHAFSTYKANHPEVRAFKQDVRTVKGKSLLKFSPTGKVDLLSGCPPCQGFSALTSKKKVDADPRNQLVLEMSRLVEEVKPRIVMMENVPGLPKKGKVLFDELLQKLDSLGYVINYDVLQVADYGIPQSRQRLVLLAGKGFSVEFPEKTHAKAGEGDLLPWKTLRETIGSMPEPVVLSDIKDNSSPQQYNWHVVRSISPETLAILKAAQPGESRLKLPMELRPPCHKNRKDGFNNVYGRLSWEQVSSTITGGCTTVSKGRFGHPERDRAISVREAALIQTFPKDYIFDTPFIDHVCEIIGNALPCDFAEVLAHQCFKALSQIDENLS; translated from the coding sequence ATGAAGCTGAAAGACAAAAGAGATATGCAGCACAGGGTTCGTAGCCTACCTCAGCCAACAGCAATAGATATTTTCGCTGGGGGCGGCGGATTAACAGTAGGATTAAAAAAAGCAGGTTTTAGGGTAGTCGCTGCTGTTGAGATTGAGCCGCATGCATTCTCAACCTATAAAGCCAATCACCCAGAAGTACGTGCATTTAAACAAGATGTACGTACAGTTAAAGGTAAAAGTCTGTTGAAATTTTCACCTACTGGAAAAGTTGATCTTCTTTCTGGATGTCCTCCATGTCAGGGCTTTTCCGCTTTAACTTCCAAGAAAAAAGTTGATGCTGATCCACGGAACCAACTTGTTCTAGAAATGAGTCGCCTCGTAGAAGAAGTCAAGCCTAGGATTGTTATGATGGAAAACGTCCCAGGTTTGCCAAAGAAAGGTAAAGTGCTGTTTGATGAACTGCTACAAAAACTAGATTCTTTAGGCTATGTAATTAATTATGATGTCCTTCAAGTTGCAGATTATGGAATCCCTCAAAGTCGTCAAAGACTTGTCCTCTTAGCTGGAAAAGGGTTTTCAGTAGAGTTTCCAGAAAAGACTCATGCTAAAGCGGGAGAAGGCGATCTTCTGCCCTGGAAAACTTTGCGCGAAACAATTGGTTCAATGCCAGAGCCAGTGGTTTTATCTGACATCAAGGATAATAGCAGCCCACAACAGTACAACTGGCATGTTGTTCGTTCCATATCTCCAGAAACTTTGGCAATACTTAAGGCAGCTCAACCTGGCGAAAGTAGATTAAAACTTCCAATGGAATTACGACCTCCATGTCATAAAAATAGAAAGGATGGATTTAATAATGTGTACGGTCGTTTGTCTTGGGAGCAAGTCTCATCAACAATAACCGGCGGCTGTACAACTGTTAGCAAAGGTCGATTTGGCCATCCAGAGAGAGATAGAGCAATTTCTGTTCGAGAAGCCGCATTGATACAGACATTTCCGAAAGACTATATTTTTGATACACCATTCATCGACCATGTCTGTGAAATAATCGGAAATGCGCTGCCATGTGATTTCGCTGAAGTTCTTGCTCATCAGTGCTTTAAAGCGTTATCTCAGATAGATGAGAACCTGTCATAA
- a CDS encoding XRE family transcriptional regulator produces the protein MTNPLPDEAQADAKEVDQFPVRLKQAVGDKSIRGFARACGFSDTVLRQYLNGQSEPTRPALLAIARTAQVSVEWLATGQPVAGAKDSSKASAEDYVYKDPLAFETGWLRAEFPSASENLLLTQVVDESMEPTLHQGDLALVDTNDRDLETVSHGIYLIKLNDRLLIKRLQYIADNTLKVLSDHPAYEAFSIQISGSPSGLSLMGKVVWFGRKL, from the coding sequence ATGACTAATCCATTACCTGATGAGGCGCAGGCGGATGCCAAGGAAGTTGACCAGTTTCCAGTCCGCTTGAAGCAGGCGGTTGGCGACAAGAGCATTCGAGGCTTTGCCCGAGCCTGCGGCTTTTCTGACACCGTGCTCCGCCAATATCTCAATGGCCAGAGCGAACCCACCCGACCAGCGCTGCTCGCTATAGCCCGCACAGCACAGGTCAGCGTCGAGTGGCTGGCGACCGGCCAGCCTGTAGCGGGGGCTAAGGATTCGTCTAAAGCGTCAGCCGAAGATTATGTTTACAAGGATCCGCTGGCCTTTGAGACGGGCTGGCTCCGAGCAGAGTTCCCCAGTGCCTCTGAAAATTTGCTGCTCACCCAAGTGGTCGATGAAAGCATGGAACCGACCCTTCACCAGGGGGATTTAGCATTGGTGGACACCAACGATCGTGACTTAGAAACCGTGAGTCACGGTATCTACCTGATCAAGCTCAATGATCGACTGTTGATCAAACGCTTGCAGTACATAGCCGATAACACGCTGAAAGTGCTCAGTGACCATCCAGCCTACGAAGCCTTCTCAATTCAAATATCTGGGTCACCCAGTGGTCTAAGTCTGATGGGGAAAGTGGTTTGGTTCGGGCGCAAACTATGA
- a CDS encoding site-specific integrase, whose translation MTSSPKKRKASKGTVQVKSSNNRLQLVFSYGGQRHYLSLELPDTVVNRRIAEAKAKLIEADMAFDRLDPSLDKYRPQSRKDQAPLAQTDAPLANIWEQFVEYKRPQCSPNTMRSTYDGPFSSYVDRLPTYDLSRATEIRDYVLVNIPLDAGKRFITRLSACCDWAIEADMIDRNPFLGMAGKIKKPKSVATDGLNDINPFSLQERDAIIQAIETDQFCPARSAYKHSRYTPLVKFLFATGCRPSEAAALYWENISRDYKQIDFSQAVILTETGRRIRKGLKTQEKRSFPCNESLRALLKSIKPEEAKSETLVFPSPQNKFIDLNNFRNRTWSTVLKGLGIEYRKLYQTRHTFITHALETGKLDAKDVARLVGNSPEVIYKYYAGKKRKLEVPEF comes from the coding sequence ATGACTAGCTCCCCTAAGAAACGCAAAGCATCCAAGGGAACCGTTCAGGTCAAGTCGTCAAATAACCGCTTGCAACTGGTTTTCTCCTATGGTGGGCAGCGTCACTACCTAAGCCTTGAGCTGCCTGACACGGTCGTTAATCGAAGGATTGCCGAGGCCAAGGCCAAGCTTATAGAAGCTGATATGGCTTTCGATAGGCTAGATCCGTCCTTGGATAAGTACAGGCCTCAATCTCGGAAGGATCAAGCTCCCTTGGCGCAAACAGATGCTCCTCTCGCGAACATCTGGGAGCAATTTGTGGAGTACAAGCGGCCCCAATGTTCGCCGAACACCATGCGCTCTACCTATGATGGGCCGTTTTCGAGCTATGTTGATCGATTACCGACCTATGATTTATCTCGTGCCACAGAAATTAGAGATTATGTGCTGGTCAATATTCCGCTAGATGCCGGTAAGCGTTTTATTACCCGTTTGTCTGCCTGCTGCGATTGGGCCATCGAAGCGGATATGATTGATCGTAATCCGTTTCTTGGTATGGCTGGCAAGATCAAAAAGCCTAAGTCAGTAGCGACAGATGGACTGAATGATATCAATCCGTTTTCGCTACAGGAGCGAGATGCCATTATTCAAGCTATCGAGACGGATCAGTTTTGCCCAGCTCGTTCAGCCTATAAGCACAGTCGTTATACACCGCTGGTTAAATTCCTATTCGCGACAGGTTGTCGTCCGTCAGAGGCAGCAGCGCTCTATTGGGAAAACATTTCTCGTGATTACAAGCAGATCGACTTTTCTCAGGCTGTTATCTTGACCGAAACGGGAAGACGTATCCGTAAAGGCCTTAAAACACAGGAAAAGCGCAGCTTCCCATGCAATGAATCCTTGAGAGCGCTGCTGAAATCAATTAAACCTGAAGAGGCGAAATCAGAAACATTAGTGTTTCCCTCTCCTCAAAATAAATTTATAGACCTTAATAACTTCAGGAACCGTACCTGGAGCACTGTTCTCAAAGGACTGGGAATTGAGTATCGAAAACTTTACCAAACCCGCCATACATTCATTACCCATGCCCTTGAAACGGGCAAACTGGATGCAAAGGATGTTGCTAGGCTAGTCGGCAATTCTCCTGAAGTTATTTATAAATACTATGCAGGCAAAAAGCGCAAACTCGAAGTGCCAGAATTTTGA
- a CDS encoding efflux RND transporter periplasmic adaptor subunit, with protein sequence MTYYSEAASGRPQRRQWSGLLLGLGAGVLLTLVGTRLLGGREGAPETAEPPPTVATQTVTVATAASATVADTLAINGTVQAIDLLSIAPQASGLQIRQILVREGNPVSAGQAIAVLDDATLQADLRQAQAQLSVSQAQVGQQQASLAQAQASLAEAQANLARIQTLADRGAVSQQELTRQGTETANARESVRLAQAQVQSAEAGVRSQQAAIDRLQTQLTQTTVRAPVAGVIAERLATVGDVSSPGTPIVTLIQNNQLELAAEVPQAQLGQIAIGAPVAITSTTDGRIRLQGTVSSIDPVVDATTRVATVNVTLPANELLRPGMFLRGDITTSSRQGLTIPASALQPQPDGTTQVFVLGEGAVVEARTVELGNRIAANGEQAARVEILQGLQSGEQVVTSGVGFLQDGDVVTVVDG encoded by the coding sequence ATGACTTACTATAGCGAGGCCGCTTCGGGCCGCCCACAACGTCGTCAATGGTCGGGCCTCCTGCTGGGGCTGGGCGCTGGGGTACTGCTAACGCTGGTGGGCACCCGGCTGCTGGGCGGGCGAGAGGGGGCACCAGAGACCGCTGAGCCACCCCCAACGGTAGCGACTCAGACGGTGACCGTGGCCACTGCTGCCTCAGCGACCGTGGCCGACACCCTGGCTATCAACGGCACCGTGCAGGCGATCGACCTGCTCTCCATAGCGCCCCAGGCCAGCGGGTTGCAGATTCGGCAAATCTTGGTGCGGGAAGGAAACCCGGTCAGCGCTGGCCAGGCGATCGCGGTTCTGGACGATGCCACCCTCCAGGCGGACCTGCGTCAGGCCCAGGCCCAGCTGTCGGTGTCCCAGGCCCAGGTGGGCCAACAGCAGGCCAGCCTGGCTCAGGCCCAGGCCAGCCTGGCGGAGGCCCAGGCCAACCTCGCTCGCATTCAGACGCTGGCCGATCGCGGGGCAGTCAGCCAGCAGGAGCTGACCCGCCAGGGTACCGAGACTGCCAACGCCCGAGAGTCGGTGAGGCTGGCCCAGGCCCAGGTCCAGAGTGCCGAGGCGGGGGTGCGATCGCAGCAGGCCGCCATCGATCGCCTGCAAACCCAGCTGACTCAGACCACCGTGCGGGCTCCAGTGGCGGGCGTGATTGCCGAGCGCCTGGCCACCGTTGGCGATGTGTCCTCGCCGGGCACGCCGATCGTGACGCTGATCCAAAACAACCAGCTGGAGCTGGCGGCGGAGGTGCCCCAGGCCCAGCTGGGCCAGATCGCGATCGGGGCTCCGGTGGCCATCACTTCGACCACCGATGGCCGCATTCGGCTCCAGGGTACGGTGAGCTCCATCGACCCGGTGGTGGATGCGACCACTCGGGTGGCGACCGTCAACGTCACCCTGCCCGCCAACGAGCTGCTGCGGCCCGGCATGTTCCTGCGCGGCGACATTACCACCAGCTCCCGCCAGGGGCTGACCATTCCCGCCAGCGCCCTCCAGCCCCAACCCGACGGCACCACCCAGGTGTTTGTGCTGGGCGAAGGCGCTGTGGTCGAGGCCCGCACGGTGGAGTTGGGCAACCGCATCGCCGCCAACGGTGAGCAAGCCGCTCGGGTCGAAATTCTCCAGGGCCTGCAATCTGGGGAACAGGTAGTCACCTCTGGCGTCGGGTTCTTGCAGGATGGCGATGTGGTGACGGTGGTGGACGGGTAA
- a CDS encoding type II toxin-antitoxin system RelE/ParE family toxin gives MAPQFYLTQPAIQDIEAIADYIAGQTGLQQAERFLSKLDAKFARITQFPNLGRPRDEILPELRSLSMESYLILYTATESKVDILRVVSGYRDLTSLFTDDEE, from the coding sequence ATGGCACCTCAGTTTTACCTAACCCAACCTGCCATTCAAGACATCGAGGCCATTGCAGACTACATCGCCGGTCAAACAGGGCTCCAGCAGGCCGAGCGTTTCCTTTCAAAGCTCGATGCCAAATTCGCCAGAATCACCCAATTCCCTAATCTGGGGCGGCCACGCGACGAAATCCTCCCTGAACTGCGCAGCCTCTCAATGGAGAGCTACCTCATTCTCTACACCGCAACCGAATCTAAAGTAGACATCTTGCGGGTCGTCAGTGGTTACCGCGACCTGACGAGCTTGTTCACAGACGACGAAGAGTAA
- a CDS encoding type II toxin-antitoxin system ParD family antitoxin: MQIVLPPELEQLIQRQLAAGKYQSALEVITAGIHLLDQQDDIYQGRLPELQQDAQIGWEAAQRGELVKGPTAMAQIRENLRSRHASAE; encoded by the coding sequence ATGCAAATTGTCCTTCCTCCTGAACTAGAACAACTCATCCAACGCCAGCTCGCTGCTGGCAAATACCAATCTGCCCTAGAGGTCATCACAGCAGGCATACACCTACTCGACCAGCAAGACGATATCTATCAAGGGCGACTCCCCGAACTCCAGCAAGACGCCCAGATCGGCTGGGAAGCAGCCCAGCGCGGCGAACTCGTTAAAGGCCCCACCGCCATGGCCCAGATTCGAGAAAACCTGCGGTCTCGCCACGCCTCCGCTGAATAA
- a CDS encoding DUF3987 domain-containing protein has protein sequence MAQYTYSGRSLPCPICGRIKDQDCRWNEEVVFCHTHVDQDGAVDGFVYRGATADGMWGQYFAATAAPEKPVRPQQRQDYFYPSRTGQPLVKVTRVDRGNGAKFFVQYHWNGQQWVKGLTPEIRAQVPIYRYRDVQNAIAIGQPIWMVEGEGCADALWAIGIPATTTLGGSKKYRSYGDYRQDLQSAQLVLCPDRDQVGIAHMEEVAQDFPSAQWCYPYPDSLRWHNLPKHGGLDVADWIHDGATAEQIRAAVQDRRQLEASPTQGPERLSVQALQDQIRTYLGISPTELALAAQVVQWHQETGLSARDIGNLVTLVQAELEQTEERDDRRAEIHQLLKIGDYQLCLGEYLHADLAEPLEQIAAWIGATPAAMLVTLLPVAASLLRVGTELEIDTGMGFSVPPIVFTGLVAPSGSKKSPIQRQILGPLSLLQAEADQEYEYAASEYEVDLRDWEQTRAEDRGIRPRKPMPREYHTSDATREAIARIQAQQPERGILVTPDELAGLFKGQNQYRNGRGNDKESLLTAFDGSGLKVDRASGLRISLPRTSLSLTGTIQPDILREMMGDCSDASGQWARFLWCLLPLKPAPFPRRTVRHDISERLYGLYQQLEGLTAQCYRLSPEAKALFADWYDQLDQLRVTETHPGLQAVYSKMQGYTGRLALILHCLNAAVEGHLPTQAVDTGQMQAAIKLGRWFIGQVKLLYADGNTVDGALEPVYTKLIQLSRVRGWLRAKDVRNYERSLRKAGVEVIRAHFLELEAMGYGETQGMGNRLRWRATVDAVDRFEETVDTLSTAESADG, from the coding sequence ATGGCACAGTACACTTACTCAGGGCGATCGCTCCCCTGTCCGATTTGTGGACGCATCAAAGACCAAGACTGCCGCTGGAATGAGGAGGTGGTGTTCTGTCACACCCACGTAGACCAGGATGGGGCGGTAGACGGCTTCGTTTATCGGGGCGCAACAGCCGATGGCATGTGGGGGCAATACTTTGCAGCCACCGCCGCACCCGAGAAGCCAGTTCGCCCCCAGCAGCGGCAGGATTACTTTTATCCCAGCCGAACTGGGCAGCCCCTGGTGAAGGTGACTCGGGTAGATCGGGGCAACGGTGCAAAGTTTTTTGTCCAGTACCACTGGAATGGGCAGCAGTGGGTCAAGGGGCTGACCCCTGAGATTAGAGCCCAGGTGCCGATCTACCGCTACCGGGATGTCCAGAATGCGATCGCCATCGGTCAACCCATCTGGATGGTGGAGGGGGAAGGCTGCGCTGATGCTCTGTGGGCGATCGGCATTCCCGCTACCACGACCCTGGGGGGCTCGAAGAAGTATCGCAGCTATGGTGATTACCGTCAGGATTTGCAATCGGCCCAACTCGTGCTGTGTCCAGATCGCGACCAGGTCGGCATTGCCCATATGGAGGAAGTCGCCCAGGACTTCCCCTCGGCGCAGTGGTGCTACCCCTACCCGGATAGCCTGCGCTGGCATAACCTGCCGAAGCATGGCGGGCTGGATGTGGCGGATTGGATTCATGACGGGGCCACAGCGGAGCAGATTCGAGCGGCGGTGCAAGACCGGCGGCAGCTGGAGGCCAGCCCTACTCAAGGCCCCGAGCGACTGTCGGTGCAGGCCTTACAAGACCAGATTCGCACCTACCTGGGCATCAGCCCCACCGAACTAGCCCTGGCGGCGCAGGTGGTTCAATGGCACCAGGAGACGGGGCTATCGGCTAGGGATATCGGTAACCTGGTTACCCTGGTGCAGGCGGAGCTGGAGCAAACCGAGGAACGGGATGATCGCCGGGCCGAGATTCACCAGCTGCTCAAAATTGGCGATTACCAGCTGTGTCTGGGGGAGTATCTTCACGCCGACCTGGCAGAACCCTTAGAGCAAATTGCTGCCTGGATTGGAGCGACGCCAGCGGCGATGCTGGTGACGCTGCTGCCGGTGGCGGCGTCATTGCTGCGGGTGGGTACGGAGCTGGAGATTGATACGGGGATGGGGTTCTCGGTGCCGCCAATTGTGTTTACAGGACTGGTAGCCCCCTCAGGTAGCAAGAAGAGCCCGATTCAGCGACAGATTTTGGGGCCGCTCTCGTTACTCCAGGCGGAGGCGGATCAGGAGTATGAGTATGCCGCCTCAGAGTATGAAGTTGATCTACGGGATTGGGAGCAGACCCGAGCGGAGGATAGGGGCATTCGACCCAGAAAACCGATGCCACGGGAGTATCACACCTCGGATGCGACACGGGAGGCGATCGCCCGCATCCAGGCCCAACAGCCGGAGCGGGGCATTTTGGTGACGCCGGATGAGCTGGCGGGTCTGTTCAAGGGGCAGAACCAGTACCGCAATGGCCGGGGTAACGATAAGGAGTCGCTGCTGACGGCCTTTGATGGCTCGGGGCTAAAGGTGGATCGGGCCAGCGGTTTGCGCATCAGTTTGCCGCGCACCAGCCTGAGCCTGACGGGGACGATTCAGCCCGATATTCTGCGGGAGATGATGGGGGATTGCTCGGATGCCAGTGGCCAGTGGGCGCGGTTTTTGTGGTGTCTGCTGCCGCTGAAGCCTGCGCCGTTTCCTCGGCGGACGGTGCGCCATGACATATCGGAGCGGCTCTATGGCCTTTATCAGCAGCTGGAGGGGTTGACGGCTCAGTGCTATCGGCTCAGCCCTGAGGCCAAGGCATTGTTTGCGGATTGGTATGACCAGTTGGATCAGTTGCGGGTGACGGAGACCCACCCAGGGTTGCAGGCGGTGTATTCCAAGATGCAGGGCTACACGGGGCGGCTGGCGCTGATTCTGCACTGCCTCAATGCGGCGGTGGAGGGGCATTTGCCGACCCAGGCGGTGGATACGGGCCAGATGCAGGCGGCAATTAAGCTGGGGCGCTGGTTCATTGGCCAGGTGAAGCTACTCTACGCGGACGGGAATACGGTGGATGGAGCGCTGGAGCCGGTCTATACGAAGCTGATTCAGCTATCGCGGGTGCGGGGCTGGCTGCGGGCGAAGGATGTGCGGAATTATGAGCGCAGTTTACGGAAGGCGGGGGTGGAGGTGATTCGGGCTCATTTTTTAGAGCTGGAGGCGATGGGGTATGGGGAAACCCAGGGGATGGGGAATCGGCTGCGGTGGCGGGCAACGGTAGACGCGGTAGACAGATTTGAGGAAACGGTAGACACCCTGTCTACCGCTGAGAGTGCTGATGGGTAA
- a CDS encoding efflux RND transporter permease subunit, translated as MNLSGWSIRRPIPVIVLFLVLTLGGLVAFGQLGIDENPNIEFPAITVTVTQTGAGPEELETQVTRPIEDAVAGLGDIDEIRSTVRDGSSTTVISFILGTDVDRATNDVRDAVTRIRQDLPGTIQEPVIRRLEFGGGVIMTYAVTSAQRSVEELSDLVDRTISQEILTVPGVARVDRVGGVDPEIRVDLDPERLDALGITASQVNDQIRALNINLPSGRATLGGQEQSFRTLGSAETVDAFQAARIVLPSGTTVPLTSLGTVELGYAEARQSAQLDDQPVVAFQIFRSTGSILVSVEDGVTAAVERLNQTLPEDVNIDLIFTRATEIRDSYQASIDALILGCVLAVVVVGVFLRDWRATLITATALPLSIIPTFLVLNWFDYTLNSMTLLALTLAVGNLVDDAIVEIENVERHIRMGKRPFQAALDSTAEVGLAVLTTTATIVAVFLPVAFMGGVPGQFFQPFGVTVATATVFSTVVARLVTPMMAAYLLKAKPRTIFEGESMEALTGRPGPYRRLLGWALRHRGLTLAIALVFFIGSLQLVPFIPTNLFDASDAGLSTITVELPPGATLADTQRVTAQLSEGLRTSPSVASVLTTEGGEDGVNQATVYARLLPRNERDLSQGQFEQEIRPLFAEVPGARITFQSRGAGGESSDLSVVLKSDDPVALREVSDALTREMRGVPGLVDVSSSASLVRPEVQIVPDLERAADLGVTVQAIASTASLATLGASDANLADFNLGDRQIPIRVQIDPAFRDDPTLLETLRVPSQSGELVPLAAVADLRFGSGPAQINRFDRSRQVTVGGNLQGITLGQGLALVDELPTLQNLPASVTQQPAGDAEIMRDIFSRFFLALGTAVLMIFAVLVLLYNSFIYPMGVMAALPLSVGGALMGLLIFQKPLGLFALIGIVLLMGLVTKNAILLVDYALMALQQGKTRKTAVMEAGVTRLRPILMTSISTMAGMVPIALELGAGGETRSPMAIAVIGGFTTSTLLTLVVVPVLFTYIEQLNGAIAKLFARFRGQDGGPTPPAAPETSPKEYTLSK; from the coding sequence ATGAACCTCTCCGGCTGGTCCATCCGTCGCCCGATTCCCGTCATCGTCCTCTTCCTGGTGCTTACCCTGGGAGGGCTCGTCGCCTTTGGGCAACTGGGCATCGACGAGAACCCCAACATTGAGTTTCCGGCGATCACCGTCACCGTCACCCAGACTGGGGCGGGGCCGGAGGAGCTGGAGACCCAGGTGACCCGTCCCATCGAGGACGCTGTGGCGGGGCTAGGGGACATCGACGAAATTCGCTCCACCGTGCGGGACGGGTCCTCCACCACGGTGATCTCATTTATTCTCGGCACCGACGTGGACCGGGCCACCAACGATGTGCGCGATGCAGTGACGCGGATTCGCCAGGACCTGCCCGGCACGATTCAGGAGCCGGTGATTCGGCGGCTGGAGTTTGGCGGCGGCGTGATTATGACCTACGCCGTGACCTCTGCCCAGCGATCGGTGGAGGAACTCAGCGACCTGGTGGACCGCACCATTAGCCAGGAGATTTTGACCGTGCCGGGGGTGGCGCGGGTGGACCGGGTGGGCGGTGTGGACCCGGAGATTCGCGTTGACCTGGACCCGGAGCGGCTGGACGCCCTGGGCATCACCGCCAGTCAGGTCAATGACCAGATCCGCGCCCTCAACATCAACCTGCCCAGCGGCCGGGCCACCCTGGGCGGCCAGGAGCAGAGCTTCCGCACCCTGGGCAGCGCCGAGACGGTGGACGCGTTCCAGGCGGCGCGGATTGTGCTGCCCAGCGGTACCACGGTACCCCTGACCAGCCTGGGAACGGTAGAGCTGGGCTACGCCGAGGCCCGCCAATCGGCCCAGCTCGACGACCAGCCGGTGGTGGCGTTTCAGATTTTCCGCAGCACTGGCAGCATTCTGGTGTCGGTGGAGGACGGGGTGACGGCGGCGGTGGAGCGGCTGAACCAGACCCTGCCCGAGGACGTCAACATTGACCTGATCTTCACCCGCGCCACGGAGATTCGCGACTCCTACCAGGCCTCCATCGACGCGCTGATTTTGGGCTGTGTGCTGGCGGTGGTGGTGGTGGGCGTGTTCCTGCGGGACTGGCGGGCGACGCTGATCACCGCCACGGCGCTGCCCCTGTCGATCATCCCCACCTTCCTGGTGCTGAACTGGTTTGACTACACCCTCAACAGCATGACCCTGCTGGCGCTGACCCTGGCGGTGGGCAACCTGGTGGACGACGCGATCGTGGAGATCGAAAACGTTGAGCGCCACATTCGCATGGGCAAACGACCCTTCCAGGCGGCTCTGGACTCAACTGCCGAAGTGGGCCTGGCGGTGCTGACCACCACGGCTACCATTGTGGCGGTGTTTCTGCCGGTGGCGTTCATGGGCGGGGTTCCGGGGCAGTTTTTCCAGCCCTTTGGGGTGACGGTGGCAACGGCGACGGTGTTCTCCACGGTGGTGGCGCGGCTGGTGACGCCGATGATGGCGGCCTACCTGCTGAAGGCCAAGCCCCGCACCATTTTTGAGGGCGAGTCGATGGAGGCGCTGACCGGACGGCCTGGCCCCTACCGACGGCTGCTGGGCTGGGCGCTGCGCCACCGGGGGCTGACCCTGGCGATCGCCCTGGTGTTTTTCATCGGCAGCCTGCAACTGGTGCCCTTCATTCCCACCAACCTGTTCGACGCCAGCGATGCGGGCCTCTCCACCATCACCGTGGAGCTGCCGCCGGGGGCCACCCTGGCGGACACCCAGCGAGTGACCGCCCAGCTCAGCGAGGGGCTGCGGACCAGCCCCTCGGTGGCCTCGGTGCTCACCACCGAGGGCGGCGAGGACGGCGTCAACCAGGCCACGGTCTACGCTCGGCTGCTGCCAAGGAACGAGCGCGACCTCTCCCAGGGCCAGTTTGAGCAGGAGATTCGGCCTCTATTCGCCGAGGTGCCCGGTGCCCGCATCACCTTCCAGAGCCGGGGGGCGGGGGGCGAAAGCAGTGACCTGAGCGTAGTGCTCAAGAGCGACGACCCCGTGGCCCTGCGGGAGGTGTCGGACGCGCTGACGCGGGAGATGCGCGGCGTGCCGGGGCTGGTGGATGTCAGCTCTAGCGCCAGCCTGGTGCGGCCCGAGGTGCAGATCGTGCCGGATCTGGAGCGGGCGGCGGACCTGGGGGTGACGGTACAGGCGATCGCCTCCACCGCCTCCCTGGCCACCCTGGGGGCCAGCGACGCCAACTTGGCGGACTTCAATTTGGGCGATCGCCAGATTCCCATCCGCGTGCAGATCGACCCCGCCTTCCGCGACGACCCCACCCTGCTGGAGACCCTGCGGGTGCCCAGCCAGAGCGGCGAGCTGGTGCCCCTGGCGGCGGTGGCCGACCTGCGCTTTGGCAGCGGCCCGGCCCAGATCAACCGCTTTGACCGCTCCCGCCAGGTGACCGTGGGCGGCAACCTCCAGGGCATCACCCTGGGCCAGGGTCTGGCCCTGGTGGACGAGCTGCCCACCCTGCAAAACCTGCCCGCCAGCGTCACCCAGCAGCCCGCGGGCGACGCCGAAATCATGCGCGACATCTTCAGCCGCTTTTTCCTGGCCCTGGGCACGGCGGTGCTGATGATCTTTGCGGTGCTGGTGCTGCTGTACAACAGCTTTATCTACCCGATGGGGGTGATGGCGGCGCTGCCCCTGTCCGTGGGCGGGGCGTTGATGGGGCTGCTGATTTTCCAAAAGCCCCTGGGCCTGTTTGCCCTGATCGGCATTGTGCTGCTGATGGGTCTGGTGACCAAAAACGCCATTCTGCTGGTGGACTACGCCCTGATGGCGCTGCAGCAGGGCAAAACCCGCAAGACAGCGGTGATGGAGGCTGGAGTCACCCGCCTGCGCCCGATTCTGATGACCTCGATTTCTACGATGGCGGGGATGGTGCCCATTGCCCTGGAACTGGGGGCCGGGGGCGAAACCCGCAGCCCGATGGCGATCGCCGTGATCGGCGGCTTTACCACCTCCACGCTGCTGACCCTGGTGGTGGTGCCGGTGCTGTTTACCTACATTGAGCAGCTGAATGGTGCGATCGCCAAGCTGTTTGCCCGCTTCCGAGGCCAAGACGGCGGCCCCACCCCGCCCGCTGCCCCAGAAACTTCGCCCAAGGAATATACGTTGAGCAAATAG